A stretch of the Methylacidiphilum caldifontis genome encodes the following:
- a CDS encoding SulP family inorganic anion transporter — protein sequence MQFDLGPFRNTLKNYSKEKFQTDFKAGINVALLSIPQGMAYALIAGLPVQYGLYACAISSLLGPLFQSSRYVVLGPTNATSVLLFSTYLNIEKQVDKLSTLPFVLLFVGIILILVSLFRMAGLTQYVSRTVVVGYITGASLLIIGGQLHRVLGFDLHEAYTFFDIVVQTLQRINLTQWPSVVMGICSLGCWWWLKKRFPKIPAIAISLFLMSVLGYFFQYFHLKIEFLKPIPMAFWPVTLPTVNFHWFSTLASMSFALAFFAAVEGTGIARSLSNRTGEPLELNRDLFAQGIANIGCSFFSGMPVSGSLTRSALNWASKPATQLANFWSGILMSIALLFGGPLLGFIPIPALSALVISAGLSLINPKEIKIALTATRFDFAVFIVTFIGALLTPLDFAIGLGIGASILFFLKQAGEPFFVEYTFDTEQGDLREKIKGEKTIHPDISIIHIEGELFFGVSELFRTQINKILSLNPKIRVVILRMRNAHHLDATNAMAIEELHHWLTEQGKFLLISGVIRPVFRVLRNSGVLDRIGRKNVFPLIPLHPNLSTRQALIRAQELLGKKESEVKIFFESLPKK from the coding sequence TTGCAATTTGATCTTGGTCCTTTCAGGAATACTTTAAAAAACTATTCGAAAGAAAAGTTTCAAACCGATTTCAAAGCGGGAATAAATGTCGCTTTGTTATCTATCCCCCAAGGAATGGCTTATGCTCTTATAGCTGGACTGCCCGTTCAATATGGCCTTTATGCCTGTGCTATTTCCTCGCTATTAGGCCCTCTTTTCCAAAGTTCGCGCTATGTCGTCCTTGGTCCCACCAATGCCACTTCAGTTCTTCTTTTTAGTACTTATTTAAACATAGAGAAACAGGTAGATAAATTATCTACCCTGCCCTTTGTGCTCCTTTTTGTAGGGATTATCCTGATCCTGGTAAGCCTTTTCCGAATGGCGGGATTAACTCAGTACGTTTCAAGAACAGTCGTCGTAGGATACATTACAGGGGCTTCTCTGCTTATTATTGGAGGTCAACTTCACCGGGTGCTAGGTTTTGATCTCCATGAAGCTTATACTTTTTTTGACATCGTTGTACAAACTTTACAACGGATTAATTTAACGCAATGGCCATCGGTAGTCATGGGCATATGTTCTTTGGGGTGTTGGTGGTGGCTCAAGAAACGCTTTCCCAAAATTCCAGCAATTGCCATCTCCCTTTTCTTAATGAGTGTCCTTGGCTATTTCTTCCAGTATTTTCATCTGAAAATCGAATTTCTTAAACCCATTCCGATGGCATTCTGGCCCGTTACCTTGCCTACGGTGAATTTCCATTGGTTTTCAACTCTAGCCAGCATGTCTTTTGCTTTGGCTTTTTTTGCAGCCGTAGAAGGAACAGGTATTGCAAGATCTCTTTCCAATAGAACGGGTGAACCTCTTGAACTCAATCGTGACCTTTTTGCCCAAGGTATAGCCAACATCGGGTGTAGTTTTTTTAGTGGAATGCCTGTATCGGGATCCTTAACAAGGTCAGCATTGAATTGGGCAAGTAAACCTGCCACCCAACTTGCCAATTTCTGGAGTGGCATCCTTATGTCTATTGCCCTGCTTTTCGGTGGTCCACTGCTTGGATTTATCCCGATTCCCGCTCTTTCGGCCCTCGTTATCAGTGCGGGACTGTCCCTGATCAATCCAAAGGAAATAAAAATAGCTCTTACTGCCACCCGGTTTGATTTTGCTGTCTTTATCGTTACTTTTATCGGTGCCCTGCTTACCCCTCTTGATTTTGCCATAGGGCTTGGGATTGGAGCCTCCATTCTTTTTTTCCTTAAGCAAGCTGGAGAACCTTTCTTCGTTGAATATACTTTTGATACTGAACAGGGGGATCTAAGAGAAAAAATCAAGGGAGAAAAAACTATACATCCTGATATTTCCATTATTCATATCGAAGGGGAACTGTTTTTTGGCGTTTCTGAACTGTTTAGAACCCAGATTAATAAAATTCTCTCTTTAAATCCAAAAATTCGAGTGGTTATTCTAAGAATGCGTAACGCTCACCATTTGGATGCTACCAATGCCATGGCGATCGAAGAGTTACACCATTGGCTTACAGAACAGGGAAAATTCCTTCTTATCAGCGGTGTCATTCGACCCGTTTTTCGCGTCTTACGAAACTCAGGCGTATTGGATCGAATAGGAAGGAAAAATGTGTTTCCTCTCATTCCTCTTCATCCCAATCTTTCAACGCGTCAAGCTTTAATTAGAGCCCAAGAACTTTTAGGTAAAAAGGAAAGTGAAGTGAAGATCTTCTTCGAAAGTCTTCCCAAGAAATAA
- the thiD gene encoding bifunctional hydroxymethylpyrimidine kinase/phosphomethylpyrimidine kinase: MIGILIIGGSDCSCGAGVQGDLKTVTSLGAYGTTIITCVVAEHPGRVEALYHLPSSIIESQFHSILDFFPISAIKIGMLYKKELPQKIAELIQKFKIKAPIVVDPVLAAGNGDSLAEPGMEEELAKNLFPLATVVTPNLEEAEILSGFRIENPDDILHVAQDLSEQYQSSFLIKGGHLQGKTTIDVLHYKGKTYNFELPRILNANPHGTGCSLASATAVFLAQGLDLPQAVEKAKSTLYEKIKNQLQIGPFYFLPPA; encoded by the coding sequence ATGATTGGTATTCTTATTATAGGCGGTTCTGACTGTAGTTGTGGAGCAGGGGTCCAAGGTGACTTGAAGACTGTCACAAGTCTTGGAGCTTATGGGACAACTATAATCACCTGCGTTGTTGCTGAACATCCCGGTCGAGTCGAAGCCCTCTATCATCTTCCTTCATCCATTATCGAATCTCAATTCCATTCCATCCTCGATTTTTTTCCTATCAGCGCCATTAAAATCGGTATGCTTTACAAAAAAGAGCTTCCCCAAAAAATAGCCGAATTAATCCAGAAATTTAAAATTAAGGCTCCCATAGTCGTTGACCCAGTCTTAGCTGCAGGTAATGGAGATTCCCTTGCTGAACCTGGAATGGAAGAAGAACTGGCTAAAAATCTTTTTCCTTTAGCGACCGTTGTTACTCCTAACCTTGAAGAAGCTGAAATATTAAGCGGGTTCAGGATCGAAAATCCAGATGATATCCTTCACGTTGCTCAAGACCTTTCTGAGCAATATCAGAGTTCATTCTTGATCAAAGGAGGACATCTGCAGGGTAAAACCACTATTGATGTTCTTCATTACAAGGGAAAAACTTACAATTTTGAACTGCCCCGAATTCTTAATGCTAATCCCCATGGAACAGGTTGCTCCTTGGCTTCTGCAACAGCCGTTTTCCTAGCCCAAGGTTTAGATCTTCCTCAGGCGGTTGAAAAAGCTAAATCTACACTTTACGAAAAAATAAAAAATCAACTGCAAATCGGCCCTTTTTATTTCCTTCCCCCGGCTTAA
- a CDS encoding RNA-binding protein, translating to MKERQLKTGRRKISPRKYTRKNRYFQRTEEIKKAKVPFWQNLKEKLIAYWENLFGHRTGKELSVSSKTDRRQEPRIEEKKGLDKSPERVSQQKPKEQSSTIQEWSPKGNGTPAQSYETKSPSENQAEQPTTVDQKEIPSQPEPLPVEQTVTSNKLYVGNLPYNLTDSDLFEIFAKIGPIKNVEIVRDRKSNRTKGFGFVEMADLESARKAATVLNRIEIMGRRIIVTGAKSERKDTTQT from the coding sequence ATGAAAGAGCGTCAATTAAAAACTGGTCGCAGGAAAATTTCTCCTCGGAAATATACAAGGAAAAACCGTTATTTTCAGCGGACAGAAGAGATAAAAAAAGCCAAAGTTCCTTTTTGGCAGAACTTGAAAGAAAAACTCATCGCTTATTGGGAAAATCTTTTTGGCCATCGCACTGGAAAAGAGCTTTCTGTTTCAAGCAAAACAGATAGGAGACAAGAACCAAGAATAGAGGAAAAGAAAGGCTTGGATAAATCTCCTGAGAGGGTTTCACAGCAGAAACCTAAAGAACAGTCCAGTACCATTCAGGAGTGGTCACCCAAGGGAAATGGTACGCCTGCTCAATCCTACGAAACAAAAAGCCCTTCAGAAAATCAAGCTGAACAGCCTACAACTGTTGATCAAAAGGAAATTCCCTCTCAGCCAGAACCTCTGCCTGTTGAACAAACGGTTACGTCTAACAAACTCTATGTTGGTAATCTGCCTTACAATTTGACCGACAGCGATCTGTTTGAAATCTTTGCCAAGATTGGTCCAATAAAAAACGTTGAAATTGTCAGGGATAGGAAATCGAATCGGACCAAAGGATTTGGTTTTGTCGAGATGGCTGACCTGGAATCCGCTCGCAAAGCTGCTACTGTTCTAAACAGGATTGAAATTATGGGCAGACGCATTATCGTTACTGGTGCGAAATCCGAAAGAAAAGACACTACCCAAACTTAA
- a CDS encoding zinc-dependent alcohol dehydrogenase family protein, which produces MKAVRIEKFGLDGLSLVEMPAPSQPRKGEIIVKLKAISLNFRDLLMIKGLYNPDQPLPLIPCSDGAGEVVAVAEDVQSVKVGDRVVGTFFQNWNAGPYEKRYGKAVLGGPLDGTLAEYICLKEEGVVPIPRHLSFEEASTLPCAALTAWNAIVEQAKVTPGQTVVVQGSGGVSLFALQFALACGAEVIFLSRNEEKIKRAKELGAREGINTSRCENWSHELKELTEGRGADVIVNVLGADLNECVKSVSFGGLICAIGILKGVRTEVDVVSILMRQVKIQGIYVGNRLMFESMNRAIEKLNIKPIIGQHFSFDRYREAFSLLESGNHFGKIVIKMAE; this is translated from the coding sequence ATGAAAGCTGTTCGCATAGAAAAATTTGGTCTTGATGGATTATCACTTGTTGAAATGCCAGCTCCTTCTCAACCTAGGAAGGGAGAAATTATCGTAAAACTTAAAGCCATTTCTTTGAATTTTCGTGATCTCTTGATGATCAAAGGGCTTTATAATCCTGATCAACCTTTACCTCTCATTCCTTGTTCAGATGGTGCGGGGGAGGTGGTGGCTGTGGCAGAGGATGTGCAATCGGTCAAGGTCGGGGATAGGGTAGTTGGTACTTTTTTCCAAAACTGGAATGCTGGTCCTTATGAAAAAAGATATGGGAAAGCTGTGTTGGGAGGTCCCCTAGATGGCACGCTGGCTGAATATATCTGTTTAAAAGAAGAAGGAGTGGTTCCTATCCCCAGGCATTTAAGCTTTGAAGAAGCTTCAACACTACCTTGTGCAGCACTTACAGCGTGGAACGCAATCGTTGAGCAGGCTAAAGTAACCCCTGGACAAACGGTCGTTGTGCAAGGCAGTGGAGGGGTCAGTCTTTTTGCTTTACAGTTTGCTTTAGCTTGTGGGGCAGAGGTGATTTTTCTTTCAAGAAATGAAGAAAAAATAAAAAGAGCAAAGGAACTAGGGGCTAGGGAAGGTATAAATACATCGAGGTGCGAAAACTGGAGTCATGAACTAAAAGAACTTACCGAGGGCAGGGGAGCAGATGTTATTGTCAATGTGCTGGGAGCGGATTTGAATGAATGTGTCAAATCGGTAAGCTTTGGGGGATTGATCTGTGCAATAGGCATATTGAAGGGGGTTAGAACCGAAGTGGATGTTGTTTCAATCCTTATGAGACAAGTTAAAATCCAGGGGATTTATGTGGGTAACAGATTGATGTTTGAATCGATGAACAGGGCTATTGAAAAACTGAACATAAAACCGATCATTGGCCAGCACTTTTCTTTTGATCGTTACAGGGAAGCATTCTCGTTGTTGGAAAGTGGAAATCATTTTGGAAAGATTGTCATCAAAATGGCTGAATGA
- a CDS encoding LptE family protein: MIDKRYRIIILFALLAVGSWLEGCSGGYRLGSIGGPSIQGIKTVYVPTVRNKTVIPGLQSMVTNEIIRAIDNDGTLQSSRNVDADAELDVTITDFNRIILRPEILDPFSTAEYKLVITASVTLINRKLGKATIKGAQVSGSSYYFTQTNMPEAQRQDLPLVAEDLANRIVNLLTEGW; encoded by the coding sequence ATGATTGATAAGAGATATAGAATCATCATTTTATTTGCTTTGCTTGCAGTCGGATCTTGGTTAGAAGGCTGTTCTGGAGGATACAGGCTTGGGAGTATTGGAGGTCCATCGATCCAGGGCATCAAGACAGTCTATGTGCCTACTGTAAGGAACAAAACGGTCATTCCTGGTCTTCAATCCATGGTCACCAATGAAATCATTCGAGCAATCGATAACGATGGCACTTTACAAAGTAGCCGCAACGTGGATGCAGATGCGGAGCTTGACGTGACCATTACGGATTTTAACCGAATCATTTTAAGGCCAGAAATCCTTGATCCTTTTAGCACAGCAGAATACAAACTGGTCATTACCGCATCGGTGACGTTGATTAATAGGAAACTGGGGAAAGCAACGATTAAAGGGGCCCAAGTCAGTGGCTCTTCCTATTATTTTACTCAGACGAATATGCCTGAAGCGCAAAGACAGGATCTACCCTTGGTAGCCGAGGATCTAGCGAACCGTATTGTTAACTTGTTGACCGAGGGTTGGTAG
- the bamD gene encoding outer membrane protein assembly factor BamD: MNALRKYKGLFFFILSFLMLKAELFAPLVWRPGEGWVDESTGTGLSASSSRDQLNLAKKFEEDKDYENALKAYRILIRKWPYAVFAPEAQFRIGQCLEKKGDFLGANKAYDRMIQKYPSSSFFEQALERKLAIGNLYLAGEPKRLFNIPMGSGLDIAAQIFESIIRAAPYGKFAPLAEFQLGLTHIKEKKYTDAISTFNRLLDKYPNHSLADDAQYEIGYTWYVASQASEYDQSSTEKAIEGFEDYIVRYPSGDKVEAAKAHIAELKGKTTLGSFHIAQFYERAKNFKAAYIYYSDVIKQNPTSEQAKIAQQKIVQLHPLVAKDLGLPSISSTSSPSANPSSPTKEKGSP; encoded by the coding sequence ATGAATGCCTTGCGTAAATATAAAGGACTTTTTTTCTTTATCCTGTCCTTTTTGATGTTGAAAGCCGAACTGTTTGCTCCCTTGGTCTGGAGACCAGGGGAAGGTTGGGTTGACGAGAGTACAGGAACTGGGCTTTCGGCTTCCAGCTCCAGGGACCAACTGAATTTGGCAAAAAAATTTGAAGAAGACAAAGACTATGAAAATGCATTAAAAGCCTACCGTATCCTCATCAGGAAATGGCCTTATGCGGTTTTTGCTCCTGAAGCCCAATTCCGTATTGGCCAATGCCTGGAAAAGAAAGGAGATTTTCTTGGCGCTAACAAAGCTTACGACCGGATGATTCAAAAATATCCTTCATCAAGTTTTTTCGAACAAGCTTTGGAAAGGAAATTGGCCATTGGCAACCTGTACCTGGCGGGAGAACCCAAACGGCTGTTTAATATCCCCATGGGGTCTGGTCTTGATATTGCTGCCCAGATTTTTGAAAGTATAATTCGGGCTGCACCCTACGGTAAATTTGCTCCCCTTGCAGAGTTCCAGCTGGGTTTAACCCATATCAAAGAAAAAAAATATACTGATGCGATTTCTACCTTTAATCGGCTGCTTGATAAATATCCGAATCATTCACTGGCCGACGATGCTCAATATGAAATTGGTTATACATGGTATGTGGCTTCCCAGGCTTCGGAATATGATCAAAGTTCTACTGAAAAAGCCATTGAAGGCTTCGAGGATTATATAGTAAGATACCCCTCAGGAGATAAAGTGGAAGCGGCCAAAGCTCACATCGCTGAGCTTAAGGGAAAGACAACGTTAGGTAGTTTTCATATCGCCCAGTTCTATGAACGGGCTAAGAATTTTAAAGCGGCTTACATTTATTACAGTGACGTGATTAAACAAAACCCTACTTCAGAACAGGCTAAAATAGCCCAGCAAAAAATTGTTCAATTACATCCCCTGGTTGCCAAAGACTTAGGTTTGCCTTCGATCAGTTCCACTTCATCTCCTTCTGCAAATCCCTCTTCACCTACCAAAGAAAAAGGATCTCCCTGA
- a CDS encoding Lrp/AsnC family transcriptional regulator, translating to MPNATFDSTASIEDEINEKILSVSEDRLQGFIADPFKEIARLTGLPLSVVLERIRAMFCAGTIRRIRLTLLANDLAPGALVAWKVPENILQRAFDFLFQKDPFSGHVVIRSTLPDAAGSLYRLWSTLKVPQGFSLERHCEILKNFIEAEHYKIMPAKGIFTLGVGHIRRKTTPPGTKADTLASMHPVSLKKLTDKQWQVLGVLKKELTLEEIDEGLWEKRARSIGMENNEFFSIAKELEKMGILGRFSTFLEHVKPLYDGKRVTRFNALFHWAVPPGREIEAGSQIGRFEILTHCYWREAGSEFRNVNIMAVAHGKDKELLESHKKAIDDHLELVGIPVSYTNIFWGGRSEIKPSEIFPEAYKQWLQKMGLDSDTILNC from the coding sequence ATGCCAAACGCCACTTTTGATTCCACAGCGAGTATCGAGGACGAAATTAACGAAAAAATTCTTTCAGTCTCTGAAGATAGACTACAGGGATTTATTGCTGATCCCTTCAAAGAAATAGCCCGGCTTACGGGTCTTCCTTTATCTGTCGTTTTAGAACGAATCCGAGCGATGTTCTGCGCTGGGACCATTCGTCGGATCAGGCTTACGCTTCTTGCCAACGATTTGGCTCCGGGTGCACTAGTTGCCTGGAAAGTTCCTGAGAACATCCTCCAGCGGGCATTTGACTTCTTGTTTCAAAAAGATCCTTTTAGTGGGCATGTGGTCATTCGCTCTACGCTTCCCGATGCCGCCGGCTCACTTTACCGACTTTGGAGTACGCTCAAAGTTCCTCAAGGATTTTCTTTGGAAAGGCATTGTGAAATTTTAAAAAATTTTATTGAGGCTGAACATTATAAGATCATGCCTGCAAAAGGGATCTTTACTCTTGGAGTAGGCCATATCCGTAGAAAAACAACTCCTCCAGGAACCAAAGCCGATACCTTGGCTTCCATGCACCCTGTATCGTTAAAAAAATTAACCGATAAACAGTGGCAAGTTCTTGGCGTACTTAAAAAGGAATTGACCCTGGAAGAGATAGATGAAGGACTATGGGAGAAAAGAGCTCGAAGCATTGGCATGGAGAACAACGAGTTTTTTTCTATCGCCAAGGAACTCGAAAAAATGGGTATTCTTGGACGGTTTTCAACGTTTTTAGAACATGTCAAGCCTCTTTATGACGGCAAAAGAGTAACTCGATTTAATGCCCTGTTTCATTGGGCGGTCCCTCCAGGAAGGGAGATAGAAGCTGGAAGTCAAATAGGAAGGTTTGAAATCCTTACTCATTGTTACTGGAGAGAGGCGGGAAGTGAATTTAGGAATGTCAATATCATGGCTGTTGCCCATGGAAAGGATAAGGAACTGCTAGAATCGCATAAAAAGGCGATTGATGATCACTTGGAATTGGTGGGAATTCCTGTCTCTTATACCAATATATTTTGGGGAGGAAGAAGTGAAATTAAACCTTCTGAAATTTTCCCTGAGGCTTATAAACAATGGCTCCAAAAGATGGGTTTAGATTCAGACACAATCTTAAATTGTTGA
- the tyrS gene encoding tyrosine--tRNA ligase — protein sequence MQSQLALLTKGTEQVVSVEELEKLLSLGKKLRVKFGVDPTSPHLHLGHALSLLKLRQFQDLGHQVLLVIGDFTASIGDPSGRNTTRPVISREEILTNAKTYTDQAFKILNKESTEIFFNGNWFNEMSAEKLLSLGRRVTVNHLLHRQDFHDRISKDQSIFLHEFFYPILQAWDSVKVCADIEIGGRDQLFNMLLGRDFQKDEGMTPQVVITLPILEGLDGVKKMSKSLGNDIGITESPKEMFGKTMSISDELMKRWFLVLFGEELGNCSNPMEEKKRLAEKIVTLFHGREEALKAREEFERIFSRREIPQQMPVFSFPQKSMAIVDLLLAVGAVKSKSEGRRLISQGGVDFQGKKLTDIHSVVELKDGSILRCGKRFFAQIKSDNS from the coding sequence ATGCAATCTCAGTTGGCCTTGTTAACAAAGGGGACTGAACAGGTAGTTAGCGTAGAAGAATTAGAGAAACTGCTTTCCCTTGGTAAGAAGTTGCGGGTGAAATTCGGAGTTGATCCGACTTCTCCTCATCTTCATCTGGGTCATGCCCTATCTTTGCTTAAGCTCAGGCAATTCCAGGACCTAGGGCATCAGGTTCTTTTGGTCATTGGTGATTTTACCGCTTCCATTGGAGATCCAAGCGGAAGAAATACCACTCGGCCCGTGATCTCCAGGGAAGAGATTCTAACCAACGCCAAGACCTATACCGATCAAGCCTTTAAAATCCTTAACAAAGAGAGTACAGAGATCTTTTTTAATGGAAATTGGTTCAACGAAATGTCGGCTGAAAAGCTTCTTTCTCTTGGTCGCAGGGTAACCGTGAACCATCTGTTGCACAGGCAAGATTTTCATGACCGTATTTCAAAAGATCAATCCATTTTTCTCCATGAGTTTTTTTATCCCATCTTGCAGGCATGGGATTCTGTTAAGGTTTGTGCAGACATCGAGATTGGGGGAAGGGATCAACTCTTTAATATGCTTTTGGGCAGGGATTTCCAGAAAGATGAAGGGATGACTCCCCAGGTGGTTATCACTTTGCCTATTCTTGAAGGCTTGGATGGGGTTAAAAAAATGAGCAAATCGCTCGGCAATGATATCGGCATTACTGAATCTCCCAAGGAAATGTTTGGTAAGACCATGAGCATTTCCGATGAGCTGATGAAAAGGTGGTTTTTGGTGCTTTTTGGCGAAGAACTTGGTAATTGCTCTAATCCCATGGAAGAAAAAAAGAGGCTTGCTGAAAAAATCGTTACCCTTTTTCATGGCAGGGAAGAAGCCTTGAAGGCTAGGGAGGAATTTGAGCGGATCTTTTCAAGAAGAGAGATTCCCCAACAGATGCCTGTATTTAGTTTTCCTCAAAAATCGATGGCTATTGTGGATTTACTCCTTGCGGTGGGTGCAGTAAAAAGCAAATCCGAAGGCAGAAGGTTGATCAGTCAGGGTGGAGTCGATTTCCAGGGGAAAAAACTGACGGATATTCATAGCGTTGTTGAACTTAAGGATGGATCTATTTTAAGGTGTGGAAAGAGGTTTTTTGCCCAAATTAAATCCGATAATTCTTAA
- a CDS encoding DUF4912 domain-containing protein produces the protein MSKKSEKKSKIFHKKPKAHDSQHSKVSKAKEGRIIDQGQAKTLQPTAQTSSPKAWIADSSLFPSLLSLRKKKPLVYLFALDPYSLYAYWIVEQEEESQAHKRQWVLRFVKHGSSVEAEYPLEAKIQKQYYSEAKPNTPYHAEIGFYSFQHKKFYLVARSSEAITPPDSLFEKKDIKFATIPPGQPFQELIASAGEKEREKAMLAEAFVIAEQQTQDLLSEIKFPQWEQSSKEKGDIFDYIDYLAVVEDILSFEDQSRGSSHSLSFPVQREDFIQLERASLFEEENALFDFALSWPASFAFSSPPLPLTGIESSCNKNFPLEIEVELILRGKTLPKALLHVKDKEITLNEDGSFVLQLPFPEGYHEIPIEAKSLETKESKKLVLFCSLVSHSL, from the coding sequence ATGTCGAAAAAATCAGAAAAAAAATCCAAAATCTTTCATAAAAAACCCAAGGCTCACGACTCCCAGCATAGCAAAGTTTCAAAGGCTAAAGAAGGAAGAATCATTGATCAGGGTCAAGCAAAAACTTTGCAGCCAACAGCTCAAACCTCTTCCCCAAAAGCTTGGATAGCCGACTCCTCATTGTTTCCTAGCCTTCTCTCACTAAGGAAAAAAAAGCCATTAGTGTATCTTTTTGCCCTCGATCCCTATTCTCTATATGCTTATTGGATTGTTGAACAAGAAGAAGAAAGCCAAGCTCATAAAAGACAGTGGGTTCTGCGATTTGTAAAACATGGATCCAGTGTTGAAGCCGAATATCCTTTGGAAGCAAAAATCCAAAAACAATATTATTCTGAAGCCAAACCCAATACTCCCTATCATGCCGAGATAGGATTTTACAGCTTTCAGCATAAAAAGTTTTATCTAGTTGCTCGATCTTCTGAAGCCATTACCCCTCCAGATTCCCTCTTTGAAAAAAAAGATATCAAATTTGCTACTATACCCCCTGGTCAACCTTTCCAAGAACTCATTGCTTCTGCAGGAGAAAAAGAAAGAGAAAAAGCTATGCTTGCCGAAGCTTTTGTCATTGCTGAACAGCAAACACAAGATCTGCTCTCGGAGATAAAATTTCCCCAGTGGGAACAAAGCAGTAAAGAAAAGGGGGATATTTTTGATTATATTGATTATTTAGCCGTTGTTGAAGATATCTTATCTTTTGAAGATCAAAGTCGGGGCAGTTCACATTCACTTTCTTTTCCTGTTCAACGGGAAGATTTCATTCAATTAGAAAGGGCATCTCTTTTCGAAGAAGAAAATGCACTGTTTGATTTTGCTCTATCCTGGCCAGCTTCTTTTGCTTTTTCATCTCCTCCCTTGCCGTTAACTGGGATAGAAAGCTCCTGCAACAAAAACTTTCCTCTTGAGATAGAAGTTGAGCTGATCCTTCGAGGCAAAACCTTGCCTAAGGCCCTATTGCATGTGAAGGACAAAGAAATCACTCTGAATGAGGATGGGTCCTTTGTTCTGCAGCTGCCTTTTCCCGAAGGTTACCATGAAATTCCTATTGAAGCCAAAAGTCTAGAAACCAAGGAATCAAAAAAGCTTGTTTTATTTTGTAGTCTTGTTAGCCATTCTCTTTAA
- a CDS encoding ApaG domain-containing protein has protein sequence MPQFLKKIDDVKVIIEHLEFERTKDPSSYYLYVCFYYISIVNLSPQTIVLKGRKWIVTNDLGEKMVIEGMGIVGAYPKLRLGEKFRYSSHHIFSRPSVAEGAYFGIDSEGFPIVVPIPKFSLLIPQQID, from the coding sequence ATGCCGCAGTTCCTAAAAAAAATTGATGATGTTAAAGTCATTATTGAACATTTAGAGTTCGAACGAACAAAAGATCCTTCTTCATATTACCTTTATGTGTGTTTTTATTATATTTCGATTGTTAATTTAAGTCCGCAGACCATTGTTCTTAAGGGTAGAAAATGGATTGTGACTAACGATTTGGGAGAAAAGATGGTGATTGAGGGGATGGGTATTGTAGGAGCTTACCCTAAATTACGATTAGGTGAGAAATTCCGCTACTCAAGCCACCACATTTTCTCCAGGCCGAGCGTGGCCGAAGGCGCTTATTTTGGAATAGATTCTGAAGGATTTCCCATCGTTGTGCCGATACCCAAGTTTTCACTTTTGATTCCTCAACAAATAGATTGA